The genomic stretch CGATGATGAAGGCGATTCGTACGAAATGGACGAAGACGGATTAGACGATTAAGGGTTGTCCCGCTAAAAGATGCATGAGAAATCAGGCGTGTCGGTATTCGGCACGCCTGTTTGTATTTAGACTGGTCTTATGGCTACTTGGCATCGGTGCGCGAGAAGTTCATGGTCATTCCTTCCGTAATGCCAAAGTGATCGGCTTGCCCACCAGCAATTTCTAAAACATATTTTGCTGGAGCAGCAGAAGGAATACCCGCTGTGGACTGAGGTTGGGCTAACTTTGCAACGGTGACTACTTTCTTTTCGGCATTGATGAACACCAAGTCTAAAGAAATAAGCGTATTGGCCATCCAAAATTGCTGTGGCTCTTCTTTAGGAAAGATGAAGAGCATCCCACTATTTTCGGGGAGAGAGGTACGGTTCATAAGACCCATTTCCTGCTCTTCGGGCGAATCCGCAATTTCAATCTTGAAATCGGCTACTCGGCTCGAATCTGTGTTCATGATCCATAATCGCCCCTCTTCCCGAAAAATCGGCTCGTCTGCTTTAGGGAGGGTGTCTGGCGCAGGCTTTTCTGGATTACAAGCCGCAATAAAAAGGCATAAGCAGAATAAAAACAATTGTTTCATGTTGGGTAGAGTTAATTTTTAAGCAAGCGTTGCGTCAAGGCATCGCAGACCAATTTGCCCTTTAAAGTAAGGCGAAGCCGGTGTTTTTTGACGGGGTAAATAAACGACTCGGCTTCTAACCACGCGATTTCGTCTAATTTTTCCATCAACAAATCGTAACCATAGTGTTGTTCCAAATGCGAAAGGTCTAACCCATCATCGGTGCGGAGCCGAAGCATCACATACTCGTTGATCACCTCTTGTGCCGTCAGGCGGTCGTGCTCGGCGATCGGCAGGGCGTATTTTTGGAGGAGTTGGTTTTGGTATTGTTGCAGGTTGCGTACATTGGCCCAACGGTGGATGTATGCACTGGGGGGGTGATCCCACCAGAATGAATGGGCAGAAGGCCCAAATCCGATATAATTTTCGTGCGTCCAGTAGCGCTGGTTGTGCTGAGATCGAAATCCGGGGCGGGCATAATTAGAAATCTCGTAATGTTCGTATTTCATTCGGGTAAGATAACCTGCTGTAAAACCGAACAGATTGCCCATATCGCCTTCGTCTGTTGGGATTACCTGGCCTTTTTCTACTTTTTTATTGAGTACGGTTCCTGCCTCTACGGTAAGGCTATACGCCGAAATATGCGGGACTTCTTGCTTGGTGGCCGTTTCCAAGTTGTGCTCCCAGTCAGCCAGTGATTGGTGGGGCAAACCATAAATCAGATCTATGGAAAAATTGTCAAAGCCGGCTTTTCGTG from Bacteroidetes Order II. bacterium encodes the following:
- a CDS encoding DUF192 domain-containing protein → MKQLFLFCLCLFIAACNPEKPAPDTLPKADEPIFREEGRLWIMNTDSSRVADFKIEIADSPEEQEMGLMNRTSLPENSGMLFIFPKEEPQQFWMANTLISLDLVFINAEKKVVTVAKLAQPQSTAGIPSAAPAKYVLEIAGGQADHFGITEGMTMNFSRTDAK
- the hemW gene encoding radical SAM family heme chaperone HemW; the protein is MATLYYHVPFCARRCIYCDFYFVTTNRLFEPFADALILEIEHQGRKYGKKEPINTLYFGGGTPSLMPLAQLVRILEATAQWFDLSAVSETTIEVNPDDLNLPYLQGLRDIGFDRLSIGIQSFHEADLQFLGRAHNQKQAYESLYLARKAGFDNFSIDLIYGLPHQSLADWEHNLETATKQEVPHISAYSLTVEAGTVLNKKVEKGQVIPTDEGDMGNLFGFTAGYLTRMKYEHYEISNYARPGFRSQHNQRYWTHENYIGFGPSAHSFWWDHPPSAYIHRWANVRNLQQYQNQLLQKYALPIAEHDRLTAQEVINEYVMLRLRTDDGLDLSHLEQHYGYDLLMEKLDEIAWLEAESFIYPVKKHRLRLTLKGKLVCDALTQRLLKN